One stretch of Gemmatimonadota bacterium DNA includes these proteins:
- a CDS encoding amino acid permease: MRTTKLKKEIGLLGVYAISTGATLSAGFFLLPGLAAEQAGAAIVLAYIVAAVPLVPAMFSVIELATAMPRAGGVYYFLDRSLGPWMGTLGGIGTWLALVLKVSFALVGMGAYIALYVPELPIIPVAVTIAIALGILNLLGTEKSGGFQIALVLGLLMILGIFIGGGVPNIERARLPAIFEVDTHTILSTAGLVYISYIGVTKVASLSEEIKHPERNLPLGVILSLITAVLVYALGTGVMVGVLPLEQLVGDLTPAASAAKAVFGDWGAIIISLAALLAFTSVANAGMLSSSRYPLAMSRDHMMPSLFQHLNAKGAPVQGVLVTTGVIVLILIFLDPTKIAKLASAFQLLMFALLCLAVIVMRESGLDSYDSGYHSPLYPWMQLFGIVSSCVLIVQMGWLPSLFSVALILLGTIWYFKFARDKVTRDGAIYHMFERWGQKRYTGLDAELRGILKEKGLRDEDPFEEIAARSLVIDLDRPAEFEEVVRQVADWLAGRVPHTIDEIEKQLLDRTHIGATPVTHGVGLPHLRIDGIEHCEMVLVRSLPGIHIQFTDSLTGHEVETQLTALFFLFSPEHDPSQHLRILAQIARRADDENFLREWHSASDEVELKEVLLRDEAFLLLTLHRDHATADLIGRALRETDFPEGCLVAMLRRGGRMVIPRGDTVLREDDRLTILGNNKGLRNLEARFGER; encoded by the coding sequence ATGAGAACCACAAAACTAAAAAAAGAAATCGGTTTACTCGGTGTTTATGCAATCTCAACGGGTGCTACTCTGAGCGCGGGATTCTTTTTATTGCCGGGACTGGCTGCTGAACAGGCGGGTGCGGCCATTGTGCTGGCCTATATTGTCGCCGCTGTTCCACTCGTACCGGCGATGTTCAGCGTTATTGAACTGGCAACTGCCATGCCCCGTGCAGGTGGCGTGTATTATTTTCTGGACCGGTCACTCGGACCGTGGATGGGCACGCTTGGAGGCATTGGCACCTGGCTGGCACTCGTATTAAAAGTATCATTCGCGCTCGTGGGCATGGGGGCGTATATCGCGCTTTATGTACCCGAGTTACCAATAATTCCAGTAGCTGTCACCATTGCCATTGCCCTGGGTATATTGAACCTGCTGGGCACAGAGAAAAGCGGTGGTTTTCAGATAGCACTGGTGCTGGGTTTGTTGATGATCCTGGGGATATTTATCGGAGGGGGCGTACCCAATATTGAACGCGCGCGATTGCCCGCCATATTCGAGGTAGATACCCACACAATTTTATCCACAGCAGGGCTGGTCTATATCAGTTATATCGGCGTGACAAAAGTCGCGAGTTTATCTGAAGAAATAAAACATCCCGAGCGCAATTTGCCTCTGGGCGTCATCTTATCATTGATCACAGCAGTTCTGGTATATGCGCTCGGCACGGGCGTCATGGTCGGTGTATTGCCGCTCGAACAACTGGTTGGAGATTTGACCCCCGCCGCCTCAGCAGCCAAAGCCGTATTTGGCGACTGGGGCGCGATAATCATCTCCCTGGCAGCCCTCCTCGCCTTTACATCGGTCGCCAATGCAGGAATGCTTTCGTCTTCTCGCTACCCTCTGGCAATGAGCCGCGACCACATGATGCCGAGCCTTTTTCAGCATTTGAATGCAAAAGGCGCACCCGTTCAAGGAGTATTGGTGACCACGGGCGTAATTGTTTTAATTCTCATCTTTCTCGATCCAACCAAAATTGCAAAATTGGCCAGTGCGTTTCAATTATTGATGTTCGCGCTGTTGTGCCTGGCTGTAATTGTCATGCGCGAAAGCGGGTTGGACTCCTACGACTCGGGATATCATTCGCCGCTATATCCGTGGATGCAGTTATTCGGCATAGTATCTTCGTGTGTGTTAATTGTCCAGATGGGCTGGTTACCATCCCTATTTTCTGTCGCGTTGATCCTCCTGGGAACGATCTGGTACTTTAAATTTGCCCGAGACAAAGTCACCCGCGATGGTGCGATTTATCACATGTTTGAACGCTGGGGACAAAAGCGATACACCGGACTGGATGCCGAACTGCGGGGCATATTGAAAGAAAAGGGATTGCGCGACGAAGACCCCTTCGAAGAGATCGCCGCACGAAGTCTGGTCATCGATCTGGATCGTCCGGCCGAATTTGAGGAGGTCGTGCGGCAGGTAGCGGACTGGCTCGCGGGTCGGGTGCCGCATACCATCGATGAAATCGAAAAACAATTGCTGGACCGCACACATATTGGCGCAACACCCGTGACGCACGGCGTGGGATTGCCACATCTGCGGATTGATGGAATTGAACACTGCGAAATGGTCCTCGTGCGATCACTGCCGGGCATTCACATCCAGTTTACAGATTCACTGACCGGGCACGAGGTAGAAACGCAGCTAACCGCGCTCTTTTTCTTATTCAGCCCAGAGCACGACCCCTCACAGCACCTGCGTATTCTGGCACAAATTGCGCGGCGTGCAGACGATGAAAACTTCTTGCGCGAATGGCACTCTGCCAGCGATGAAGTCGAGTTAAAAGAAGTCCTGTTGCGCGACGAAGCCTTTTTATTATTGACATTGCATCGCGATCACGCAACCGCCGACCTCATTGGCCGTGCGCTGCGCGAGACGGATTTTCCAGAAGGCTGTCTCGTGGCAATGTTGCGCCGCGGCGGGCGCATGGTAATCCCTCGCGGAGATACCGTGCTACGAGAAGATGATCGATTGACAATTTTGGGAAATAATAAAGGATTGCGCAATCTCGAAGCGCGATTTGGCGAGCGGTGA
- a CDS encoding amidophosphoribosyltransferase: MSEDIGHECGVAALYWLRKNGDADGFENVAALMPSMLLDLQNRGQLAAGYCSYHPNRDHLLRTFKDLGGVTEAFRMSHPGKFQSIINQYAGIAAIGHTRYATSGEDDVRYAQPFERQHGRIWKWFSLAFNGNLANYTLLRERLLSKQGYHFTLNIDTEIIMHTLAYRLKGENPPDLADVMRSLSRDFDGAYNIAFLDASGRMFVSRDPLGLHPMCWGVKGRLFAAANESTALSNLGFSDIKWLKPGEMVIVENGDLRVARYTEPKKTARCFFEWVYFSNVASEIDGLSVYTSRAEAGRILAEKENQKIDDSCVVVPVPDTAKAAADAYAHHLKMPCMEGVIRNRYVGRTFIQPKTTRSQSAKSKYTSLASVLSGKRVFLVEDSIVRSLTLRTLAHQVRDIGGATEVHVRVACPPIVAPCFYGIDMTTLDELFAPEHVPVRYRGMPSAQTLKKMAIDLDVDSLRYLDVPDLGSSIGCETDTLCLGCVTGKYPTTWGNRLIREARKHPETVGRLYG; this comes from the coding sequence ATGAGCGAAGATATTGGCCACGAATGCGGCGTGGCAGCCCTTTACTGGCTCAGGAAAAACGGCGATGCCGATGGTTTTGAAAATGTTGCAGCACTTATGCCGAGTATGTTGCTCGACCTTCAAAACAGGGGGCAACTCGCCGCGGGGTATTGCTCCTATCACCCCAATCGCGATCACCTTTTGCGTACTTTTAAAGATCTGGGCGGCGTTACCGAAGCTTTTCGCATGTCGCATCCAGGCAAATTCCAGTCTATTATCAACCAATATGCGGGAATTGCTGCGATTGGACATACGCGCTATGCCACGAGTGGCGAAGACGATGTGCGATATGCACAGCCTTTTGAGCGACAGCACGGGCGTATTTGGAAGTGGTTTAGTCTGGCTTTTAATGGGAATCTGGCCAATTACACGCTGTTGCGCGAACGCCTGTTGTCCAAGCAGGGGTATCACTTTACCCTCAATATCGATACCGAAATCATCATGCATACGCTGGCGTATCGGTTGAAGGGTGAAAATCCACCCGATTTGGCCGATGTAATGCGTTCGCTTTCCCGCGATTTTGACGGTGCTTATAATATCGCATTTCTCGATGCCTCGGGGCGCATGTTCGTCTCGCGCGATCCGCTCGGTTTGCATCCCATGTGCTGGGGGGTGAAAGGCCGTCTCTTTGCCGCTGCCAATGAATCAACGGCTCTTTCCAATCTCGGTTTTAGCGATATCAAATGGCTCAAACCTGGAGAAATGGTGATTGTCGAGAATGGCGATTTGCGCGTTGCGCGTTATACGGAACCGAAAAAAACGGCCCGCTGCTTTTTTGAATGGGTTTATTTTTCCAATGTTGCCAGTGAAATTGACGGCCTCAGTGTTTATACTTCTCGCGCTGAGGCCGGTCGTATTTTGGCCGAGAAAGAAAACCAGAAGATCGACGATTCGTGTGTGGTTGTGCCCGTTCCCGATACGGCCAAAGCAGCGGCCGATGCCTATGCCCACCACCTGAAGATGCCCTGTATGGAAGGGGTGATCCGCAATCGCTATGTGGGGCGCACGTTTATTCAGCCCAAAACCACCCGCTCGCAGAGTGCTAAAAGCAAGTACACGTCATTGGCTTCTGTTTTATCGGGCAAGCGCGTTTTTCTCGTGGAAGATTCTATTGTGCGCTCTCTCACGCTTCGCACCCTTGCCCATCAGGTGCGAGATATTGGTGGCGCGACCGAGGTACATGTGCGCGTGGCCTGTCCGCCCATTGTTGCGCCGTGTTTTTACGGCATTGATATGACGACTTTGGACGAACTCTTTGCTCCCGAACACGTTCCGGTGCGATACCGCGGTATGCCCAGCGCACAAACGCTAAAGAAAATGGCTATCGATCTCGATGTCGATAGCTTGAGGTACCTCGATGTTCCCGATCTGGGGTCCAGCATTGGGTGTGAAACAGATACCCTGTGTTTGGGATGTGTCACGGGCAAATATCCCACAACATGGGGCAATCGCCTCATTCGCGAGGCTCGCAAACACCCCGAGACTGTTGGCCGTCTCTACGGGTGA
- the aroB gene encoding 3-dehydroquinate synthase, with protein METVTVDLDDRSYDILIGRDCLRDLGDLYAERGLGETAAIVTNPTVAALYLDAVQQSLVRAGVKVVVVTVPDGEQYKTLETASQIYGNLISAGLDRKSCVVTLGGGVVGDMAGFVAATYLRGVDFVQVPTTLEAQVDASVGGKTAVDHVLGKNMIGAFHQPQMVLIDTATLDTLPGREVRAGMAEVIKHGIIRDPGLVAFLEDHIEGAASLSLPADQINWLVAQQCRIKAGVVAADETEKGLREVLNYGHTVGHALEVVTHYDYYKHGEAVCLGMLAAGYIAVEKGMWSRDAFERQNALIARLGIPKGVPDLKVAEVLARMASDKKARDGVIRFVLPERIGKIVPRDDVTREEIIAGIQYMQNLALG; from the coding sequence ATGGAAACGGTGACGGTTGATTTAGATGATCGAAGTTACGATATTTTAATCGGTCGCGATTGTTTGCGCGATTTGGGCGATTTGTATGCGGAACGCGGGTTGGGAGAAACAGCGGCGATTGTGACCAATCCGACAGTTGCCGCGCTCTATCTCGATGCGGTTCAACAGAGTCTCGTGCGTGCCGGTGTGAAGGTTGTGGTCGTCACTGTGCCCGATGGCGAGCAATACAAGACGCTTGAGACGGCCTCGCAGATCTACGGCAATTTGATCTCTGCGGGATTGGATCGCAAATCCTGTGTTGTGACATTGGGCGGTGGTGTGGTCGGCGATATGGCTGGTTTTGTCGCTGCGACGTATTTGAGGGGGGTTGATTTTGTGCAGGTGCCCACGACGCTGGAAGCGCAGGTCGATGCCAGTGTGGGGGGTAAAACAGCTGTGGATCACGTTTTGGGAAAGAACATGATCGGCGCTTTTCACCAGCCGCAGATGGTGTTGATCGATACGGCGACACTCGATACTTTACCCGGGCGCGAAGTGCGGGCGGGTATGGCAGAGGTGATCAAGCACGGGATTATACGCGATCCCGGTCTGGTGGCGTTTTTGGAAGATCACATTGAGGGCGCGGCAAGTTTAAGCTTGCCTGCGGATCAGATCAATTGGCTCGTCGCTCAACAGTGTCGCATCAAGGCGGGTGTTGTGGCTGCCGATGAAACCGAGAAGGGCTTGCGCGAAGTTTTGAATTACGGCCATACGGTGGGACACGCGCTGGAAGTGGTGACGCATTACGATTATTACAAACACGGCGAGGCGGTGTGTTTGGGGATGCTGGCCGCGGGGTATATCGCTGTGGAAAAGGGGATGTGGTCGCGGGATGCGTTTGAGCGGCAAAATGCGCTTATTGCCCGCCTGGGCATTCCCAAAGGCGTGCCTGATTTGAAGGTCGCTGAGGTGTTGGCGCGGATGGCAAGCGATAAGAAAGCGCGGGACGGTGTCATCCGCTTTGTGTTGCCGGAGCGGATCGGGAAAATTGTGCCGCGAGATGATGTGACGCGCGAAGAAATCATTGCGGGAATTCAATATATGCAGAATCTGGCGTTGGGATAG